A part of Amphiprion ocellaris isolate individual 3 ecotype Okinawa chromosome 16, ASM2253959v1, whole genome shotgun sequence genomic DNA contains:
- the mcm8 gene encoding DNA helicase MCM8: MSGEESRRGSWRGGGSGGGGSRDGGGWRGGRGWRGGGGGWRGRPWRGGSAAAGGGRGSGGGWRGGSGNQTPSSQRVPCQTTLDDLCPYKGWNLYFTEGFIKSSPSVEKIKVFEKYFTSRIHLYDKDEIERQGSVLVDYSDLTGDKTVRETLPDIITDLKEQPEVMFSCLGVAIHQVLTVDLEKQAAELQEEELPVAAPIINIPHISARLYNYEPLTPLRTLRASVFGRLVCVKGTVVRVSNIRPQCSRMAFRCLTCSQTLSLPLQHGKYATPTKCVQPGCRSRSFSPVHSSPLTHTVDWQIIKVQELMGGEQRETGRIPRTVECHLTSDLCDSCVPGDTVTVTGIVRVINDGSSRGNKDQCMFLLYIEATSVSNTKGQQSKPGVQGSGGSAGDHSAGEEFSLKELYAVQEIQSQPELLRLIVHSLCPVIYGHLLVKAALALALFGGRQKHTGKNSVPVRGDPHVLIVGDPGLGKSQMLQAVCNVAPRGIYVCGNSTSTTGLTVSLSRDAGTGDYALEAGALVLADQGLCCIDEFDKLGQQQQALLEAMEQQSVSLAKAGIVSSLPARTSVIAAANPIGGHYNRGKTVSENLKMGSALLSRFDVVFLLLDIPDESHDRRLSEHVMANRAGRGRASSAMVTRTNSELETSVLLLHSDMPLSQRLQVPAGESVDPIPASLLRKYISYARQYVHPSLSPEAAQTLQDFYLSLRSQAHSADATPITTRQLESLIRLTEARAKLELRETATKSDAEDVVEIMKHSLADTYSDGLGNLDFERSQLGSGMSQRSAGKRLVNALHAHGQRTNQMQFDLQTLRSIADRLNIKVMDFEGLLSSLNEQGFLLKKGSKLYQLQTV, translated from the exons ATGAGTGGAGAAGAATCCAGGAGAGGATCATGGAGGGGTGGAGGAAGTGGAGGTGGTGGATCGAGGGATGGTGGTGGATGGAGAGGCGGAA gaggatggagaggaggtggaggaggttggAGGGGTCGACCGTGGAGAGgaggatcagcagcagcaggaggaggaagaggctcAGGAGGAGGCTGGAGAGGTGGATCAGGAAACCAAACGCCGAGTTCTCAGAGAG TCCCTTGTCAGACCACTCTGGATGATTTGTGTCCGTACAAAGGATGGAATCTGTACTTCACAGAAG GTTTCATAAAGAGCTCACCCAGTGTGGAGAAAATCAAAGTATTTGAGAAATATTTCACTTCCAGGATTCACCTGTACGACAAG gatGAGATCGAGCGTCAGGGCAGCGTTCTGGTGGATTATTCTGACCTGACCGGAGATAAAACTGTACGAGAGACTCTTCCTGATATAATCACAGATCTGAAGGAGCAGCCGGAGGTGATGTTCAGCTGTCTGGGAGTCGCCATCCACCAG GTGTTGACTGTAGATTTGGAGAAACAAGCTgctgagctgcaggaggaagagCTTCCCGTCGCTGCACCGATCATCAACATTCCTCATATCAGCGCCAG GCTGTATAACTACGAGCCGCTGACTCCTCTGAGGACGCTCCGAGCCAGCGTGTTCGGACGGCTGGTCTGTGTGAAGGGAACCGTGGTCAGAGTCAGTAACATCAGACCTCAGTGCAGCCGGATGGCCTTCAGGTGTCTCACCTGCTCACAGACGCTGTCTCTGCCTCTGCAGCACGGAAAATACGCCACGCCGACCAAG TGTGTCCAGCCCGGCTGTCGCAGTCGATCCTTCAGTCCCGTCCACAGCTCTCCTCTCACACACACCGTCGACTGGCAGATTATTAA GGTGCAGGAGCTGATGGGTGGTGAGCAGAGGGAAACCGGACGAATCCCGCGGACCGTCGAGTGTcacctgacctctgacctgtgcGACAGCTGCGTCCCTGGAGACACGGTTACCGTGACGGGGATAGTCCGGGTCATCAATGACg GCAGCTCCAGAGGAAACAAGGATCAGTGCATGTTTCTGCTCTACATAGAAGCTACTTCTGTCAGCAACACTAAAG GCCAGCAGTCTAAACCAGGAGTTCAGGGTTCTGGAGGGTCGGCTGGAGATCACTCTGCTGGGGAGGAGTTCAGTCTGAAGGAGCTCTACGCCGTCCAGGAGATCCAGTCTCAGCCGGAGCTGCTGCGACTGATCGTTCA CTCTTTGTGTCCCGTCATCTACGGACATCTG ctggtGAAAGCTGCTCTGGCTTTAGCGTTGTTTGGAGGCCGACAGAAACACACCGGGAAGAACAGCGTCCCAGTGAGAGGAGATCCTCACGTCCTGATAGTGGGAGACCCTGGACTGGGGAAGAGTCAGATGTTACAG GCGGTGTGTAACGTGGCTCCTAGAGGAATTTATGTGTGTGGCAACAGCACCAGCACCACAG gaCTAACAGTGAGTTTATCCAGAGATGCAGGAACTGGAGATTACGCTCTGGAGGCCGGAGCCTTGGTGTTGGCTGACCAAG GCCTGTGTTGCATCGATGAGTTTGATAAGTtgggccagcagcagcaggctctgCTAGAAGCTATGGAGCAGCAGTCAGTGAGTCTGGCGAAGGCTGGAATAGTTTCTTCTCTGCCGGCCAGAACGTCAGTCATCGCTGCTGCAAACCCCATCGGAGGACATTACAACAGAGGAAAGACTGTCTCTGAGAACCTCAA AATGGGCTCGGCTCTGCTCTCTCGCTTCGATGTCGTCTTTCTCCTCCTGGACATCCCTGACGAGTCACATGACCGCCGCCTGTCGGAGCACGTGATGGCGAACAGAGCAGGAAGAGGCAGAGCCAGCAGCGCCATGGTTACCAGGACGAACAGCGAGTTAGAGACGTCCGTCCTGCTGCTGCACTCAGACATGCCGCTGTCCCAACGTCTGCAG GTCCCTGCAGGTGAAAGTGTGGATCCCATCCCAGCGAGCTTGTTGAGGAAGTACATCAGCTACGCCCGTCAGTACGTCCATCCATCGCTGTCTCCTGAAGCAGCTCAGACCCTGCAGGACTTTTATCTGTCGCTGAGGTCTCAGGCTCACTCTGCCGACGCTACGCCCATCACCACGAGGCAGCTGGAGTCTCTGATCAGACTCACCGAG GCAAGAGCCAAACTGGAGCTCAGAGAAACGGCGACTAAGAGCGATGCTGAGGACGTGGTGGAGATCATGAAACACAG TCTGGCCGACACGTACTCAGACGGTTTGGGCAACCTGGACTTTGAGCGCTCTCAGCTGGGCTCAGGAATGAGTCAGCGCAGCGCTGGAAAACGATTGGTCAACGCTCTGCACGCACACGGTCAGAGGACCAATCAGATGCAGTTTGACCTGCAGACACTTCGATCTATCGCAGACAGGCTGAACATCAAg GTGATGGACTTTGAAGGTCTCCTGAGTTCCCTGAATGAACAAGGATTCCTGCTGAAGAAAGGATCTAAACTGTACCAGCTGCAGACGGTCtga